From one Peredibacter starrii genomic stretch:
- the hisS gene encoding histidine--tRNA ligase — protein sequence MALTKSPYRGTRDFFPKEMRLRNYIFQKMAEVSELFAYEPYDGPLLEEVELYLAKSGEELINEQIYSFIDRGERKVAIRPEMTPTVARMAAQVHREIAKPIRWYAIPNLMRYEKPQKGRLREFWQYNADIFGAGQYGEVEIIQLAVTLMKSFGATSEHFEVLVNDRRFVDLVFEGLIGLEPALTHKLYKLVDKKNKMPADKFAAEVRTITPDETKAKIFEEFVNLTSIDEVKTYVSKYFSETTLSDVFMQKLSGVESIGDHVIEKHVTPLISLFEKFKDQDLGEYVKFDPSIVRGLDYYTGVVFEIFDKHPDNRRAVAGGGAYANLLQIFNEPALEGVGIGLGEVPLTDFLTTHKLVGDFSKPSIDYLVAYFTPEGEKTAAQIANKLRSQNKKVEMMFGDNKPKKIFNYSDKKNFAHIVMVTETDIKVKEVATRTETTKTLADF from the coding sequence ATGGCACTCACAAAATCCCCATATCGTGGAACTCGGGATTTTTTTCCGAAAGAGATGCGACTTAGAAATTATATCTTCCAGAAAATGGCGGAAGTCTCTGAGCTATTTGCTTACGAACCATACGATGGACCTCTTCTTGAAGAAGTGGAACTGTATCTTGCGAAGTCCGGTGAAGAGCTGATCAACGAACAAATTTATTCATTCATTGACCGTGGTGAACGTAAAGTTGCCATTCGTCCTGAGATGACTCCAACTGTTGCCCGTATGGCAGCTCAAGTGCATAGGGAAATTGCCAAACCAATTCGTTGGTACGCGATTCCGAACCTCATGAGATATGAAAAACCTCAGAAAGGTCGTCTGCGTGAGTTCTGGCAATACAACGCCGATATTTTCGGTGCCGGCCAATATGGCGAAGTTGAAATCATTCAGCTTGCAGTGACTTTGATGAAGAGCTTCGGTGCGACTTCTGAGCACTTTGAAGTGTTGGTGAATGATCGTCGTTTTGTGGATTTAGTGTTTGAAGGACTTATTGGTCTAGAACCAGCTCTGACTCATAAGCTTTACAAGCTTGTAGATAAGAAAAATAAAATGCCGGCAGACAAGTTCGCCGCCGAAGTTAGAACCATCACTCCCGATGAAACTAAGGCAAAAATCTTTGAAGAATTCGTAAACCTCACTTCAATTGATGAAGTGAAAACATATGTTTCAAAGTACTTCTCTGAAACAACTCTCTCAGATGTATTCATGCAAAAGCTTTCAGGTGTCGAGAGCATTGGCGATCATGTCATTGAAAAGCATGTGACCCCGTTAATCTCGCTCTTTGAGAAATTTAAAGACCAAGATCTGGGCGAATATGTGAAGTTTGATCCATCGATTGTACGTGGCCTTGATTACTACACAGGTGTGGTTTTTGAGATCTTCGATAAACACCCTGATAACCGTCGCGCGGTTGCGGGTGGAGGAGCTTACGCCAACCTTCTTCAAATCTTCAATGAGCCAGCTCTTGAAGGTGTAGGAATTGGCCTGGGCGAAGTACCACTAACTGATTTCTTAACAACCCACAAGCTGGTTGGTGATTTTTCAAAACCATCAATTGATTATCTTGTGGCCTACTTCACTCCGGAAGGAGAAAAGACGGCGGCACAAATCGCAAACAAGCTTCGCTCTCAAAATAAGAAAGTGGAAATGATGTTTGGTGATAATAAGCCCAAGAAAATTTTCAATTACTCAGATAAAAAGAACTTCGCTCACATCGTGATGGTCACAGAGACTGACATTAAAGTGAAAGAAGTGGCGACTAGAACAGAAACGACTAAGACATTAGCTGATTTTTAA
- a CDS encoding PD-(D/E)XK nuclease family protein yields MMQIVYFSQKEQFLTEMETHEGEKVFITPSPAKADGLRTRLTANQPFDVITIAKFTANLVQALWGADDRPAIKRKSELLLIFGILKNKYLPDLGYEQFTQAYNLFSDLRSFTLNEDALTSVLDEQPEIIKQAVQLFWKLLDVTGFLDEHGAYQKIAEGLRSAEEADELKKTYVFWGFQHLNGQQVDLLKALAIRYQVIIPFPISLKDKTKKSDWINWLKDNRVDELQLEIEESFPVGKLLPINSREISLHLKDMLRPYDQIILGVSKLSAEHIDIIPSQEVKFKVPHQLLTPELKEIGRELKNYNGTVLELKKILEDRIKTASSLKHFRAIQLYLEALTSISDLTDEEIKVDQFFLKLLSEVVNLNQPRTAYVPVSSKEMTMDLKDMSTLEEIDRKRRVLLCIDDRFEDIQGLGQNYTESIQKALAALGPLKRNELELLFKQWEFQDLFGHADVTVLMGEGTLKHSLVWKRMFSDIELTKIVKEKPANTRVPKDYFSTLDKKSFNGSFSASKLQTYVDCPRKFYFNYVDKVFPNVLLEKDFDPMTSGTIIHEIIEKFFKENLSLEDLKSLTARIMQIYIKEKNLELPHEVYLQRELIFNHRALNGIQFIRDLETKLGEKIEWKIEEPFKLDEKMALNGRIDCLGVGSKYLLLLDFKSTEFSASSNTDVANYEALQLWAYAHATESQIQNKTVIMGYVVLDDSSKSNLLTSDEEVAKEIKASKLCKIHRFKEEFSEKLKEAQDKMIALSLAIKAEKEFKALPRKSSTCDFCELNKVCVKSELANV; encoded by the coding sequence ATGATGCAGATCGTTTATTTTTCCCAGAAAGAGCAGTTTCTGACTGAAATGGAAACCCATGAGGGTGAGAAGGTCTTCATCACACCAAGCCCCGCCAAGGCGGATGGTCTGCGAACTCGTCTTACTGCTAATCAACCCTTTGATGTCATTACCATTGCCAAGTTTACTGCGAACTTAGTGCAGGCATTGTGGGGGGCGGACGATCGCCCCGCGATCAAGCGCAAATCTGAGTTACTTCTCATTTTCGGTATTCTTAAAAACAAATATCTGCCTGACTTGGGATATGAGCAATTTACCCAGGCCTACAATCTGTTCTCCGACCTTCGAAGTTTTACCTTGAATGAAGATGCACTGACTTCGGTTTTGGATGAACAGCCCGAAATTATCAAACAGGCCGTGCAATTATTCTGGAAACTTCTGGATGTGACTGGATTTTTGGATGAGCACGGAGCTTATCAAAAAATTGCCGAAGGTCTTCGTTCAGCTGAAGAAGCGGATGAACTAAAAAAGACCTATGTCTTCTGGGGTTTTCAACATCTGAACGGTCAACAAGTAGATCTTTTGAAGGCGCTTGCGATCAGATATCAGGTGATCATCCCTTTTCCTATATCTTTAAAAGATAAAACTAAAAAAAGTGATTGGATTAATTGGCTCAAAGATAACCGAGTCGACGAATTGCAACTTGAAATTGAAGAGTCTTTTCCGGTCGGAAAGTTACTTCCGATAAACTCTCGTGAAATTTCTCTTCATTTGAAAGATATGCTTCGCCCGTATGATCAGATTATTTTGGGCGTTTCTAAGTTATCTGCAGAACATATCGACATCATTCCTTCTCAGGAAGTGAAGTTTAAGGTTCCCCATCAGCTTCTGACTCCGGAGTTGAAGGAGATCGGGCGAGAACTAAAAAATTATAATGGGACCGTCCTAGAATTGAAAAAAATTCTCGAGGACAGAATCAAGACGGCTTCTTCGTTAAAACATTTCAGGGCCATTCAGTTGTACCTTGAGGCCCTAACGTCTATTTCGGATCTGACAGACGAAGAGATCAAGGTTGATCAATTCTTCCTGAAGCTTTTGTCTGAGGTTGTGAATTTAAATCAACCGCGTACTGCTTATGTTCCTGTGTCATCGAAAGAGATGACCATGGATTTAAAAGACATGTCGACCTTGGAAGAAATTGATCGGAAGAGAAGAGTTCTGCTTTGTATCGATGATCGTTTCGAAGATATTCAAGGTCTAGGTCAAAACTATACGGAGAGTATTCAGAAGGCGCTGGCCGCCTTGGGTCCGTTAAAACGTAATGAGCTTGAACTGCTCTTCAAGCAATGGGAATTCCAGGATCTGTTTGGTCATGCCGATGTAACGGTTCTAATGGGCGAGGGCACCCTTAAGCATTCTCTTGTTTGGAAGAGAATGTTCTCGGACATCGAACTTACCAAGATAGTAAAAGAGAAGCCCGCCAACACGCGAGTTCCAAAGGACTACTTTAGCACGCTTGATAAAAAATCATTCAATGGTTCTTTTTCGGCAAGTAAGCTTCAAACCTATGTAGATTGTCCGAGAAAATTTTATTTCAACTACGTTGATAAAGTGTTTCCGAATGTTCTTCTTGAGAAAGACTTTGATCCCATGACTTCGGGTACGATCATCCACGAAATCATTGAAAAATTCTTTAAGGAGAATCTTTCTCTGGAAGATCTTAAGTCTCTGACAGCGAGAATCATGCAGATTTATATCAAGGAAAAGAACCTTGAATTACCGCATGAAGTTTACCTTCAGCGCGAGCTCATCTTTAATCATCGCGCTCTAAATGGAATTCAGTTTATTCGTGATCTTGAGACCAAGTTAGGTGAGAAGATAGAATGGAAAATTGAGGAACCATTTAAATTGGACGAAAAAATGGCGCTAAATGGTCGTATCGACTGTTTAGGCGTAGGAAGTAAATATCTTCTTCTATTGGATTTTAAATCCACGGAATTTTCTGCCTCAAGTAATACCGATGTGGCAAACTACGAAGCACTTCAGCTTTGGGCCTATGCTCATGCTACTGAATCACAAATTCAGAATAAAACAGTGATTATGGGCTATGTGGTTTTGGATGATTCATCCAAATCAAATCTTCTGACTTCAGATGAAGAAGTCGCAAAAGAAATCAAGGCCTCAAAGCTATGTAAAATTCATCGCTTTAAAGAAGAATTTTCGGAAAAATTAAAAGAGGCCCAGGACAAGATGATTGCCCTTTCTCTCGCCATTAAAGCAGAAAAAGAGTTTAAGGCCCTCCCTCGCAAGTCAAGCACGTGTGATTTTTGCGAGCTCAATAAGGTCTGTGTGAAAAGCGAGTTGGCCAATGTCTAG
- a CDS encoding (Fe-S)-binding protein, producing the protein MESMEASRQIMWMIPFWMKVVMYLSLAVATYFFATGLVEKYKFVTAGGKNPKDLLPKRLNLEAFLKTIFFQGKVPRDSFVNVFHSMIFWGFLTLFIATELVAIHADTPFKVFKGTTYIVVSFLADVGGLFVLLGVGLAYYRRYVAKRKFLSATRPNQEKFMYGMLIALVVIGYLLEAIRIFVTNMPEGERFWSPVGYTFAAIVGSLGLSQEALAGTYKTLWMLHMLNTMAFVASLTHSKFFHILVLPFNALMTPYRRGAVLNPMDFANENAETFGLGKTSEMTLKEKLDTLACVECGRCTQVCPANLADKPLDPKLIVTKVRDVMNANPGQDVDLWGDNPLYASNELDSCTTCGACMEECPASIEHVQVIMDLKRYKALTLGDLPPAAADAVNKIKKNGNPWGISQDDRFNWAQGMDVPVIEAGKKVDYLYYVGCAGSYDGSNQKVVKDTVNLLKKAGVSFAVMGKTEKCNGDPVRRFGDEYSFYEIAIENIANMRQYEFGKVVTHCPHCLHTIGKEYAKFDDGQFETVHHTELLSELLRSGKLKALKNVADELTFHDPCYLGRHHGEYNAPRDILTSIPGVKLIEMEKNKDKALCCGMGGGNMWYELPEGKHLAENRLEQIGDTKAPKLATSCSYCMINFNSSKGHISTTENLQVEDVASILAKSAL; encoded by the coding sequence ATGGAAAGTATGGAAGCTAGTCGACAGATCATGTGGATGATCCCGTTTTGGATGAAGGTCGTTATGTACCTTTCTCTAGCGGTTGCGACTTATTTCTTCGCCACAGGTCTGGTTGAGAAATACAAGTTTGTTACAGCTGGTGGTAAAAACCCGAAAGATCTTCTACCGAAGAGATTGAACCTTGAGGCCTTCCTCAAAACGATTTTCTTCCAAGGTAAAGTACCTCGCGACTCATTCGTTAACGTTTTCCACTCAATGATTTTTTGGGGATTTCTTACCCTCTTCATCGCAACTGAGTTAGTGGCGATTCACGCCGATACTCCATTCAAGGTTTTCAAAGGCACAACTTACATCGTTGTTTCCTTCCTGGCCGATGTTGGTGGTCTTTTTGTTCTTCTAGGTGTTGGTCTTGCTTACTACCGCCGTTATGTGGCGAAGAGAAAATTCTTATCGGCCACTCGTCCGAATCAAGAAAAGTTCATGTATGGCATGCTGATCGCTCTGGTAGTGATTGGTTACCTTCTTGAGGCCATCCGTATTTTCGTAACAAACATGCCTGAGGGCGAACGTTTCTGGTCACCAGTTGGTTATACTTTCGCGGCGATTGTTGGTTCACTAGGTCTTTCACAAGAAGCACTGGCCGGAACATACAAAACACTTTGGATGCTTCACATGCTAAACACAATGGCATTTGTAGCAAGCTTAACTCACTCGAAGTTCTTCCACATTTTGGTTCTTCCATTCAACGCTCTTATGACTCCCTACCGTCGTGGTGCGGTTCTAAATCCAATGGATTTTGCCAATGAAAACGCTGAGACTTTCGGTCTAGGTAAAACTTCTGAAATGACTCTTAAAGAGAAACTAGACACACTTGCCTGCGTTGAGTGTGGTCGTTGTACTCAAGTTTGTCCTGCTAACCTTGCTGACAAACCGCTTGATCCAAAACTTATCGTGACTAAAGTTCGTGACGTAATGAACGCAAACCCAGGTCAGGACGTTGATCTTTGGGGCGACAATCCGCTTTATGCTTCTAACGAACTTGATTCATGTACGACTTGTGGTGCTTGTATGGAAGAATGTCCGGCCAGCATCGAACACGTACAAGTGATCATGGATCTTAAACGTTATAAAGCTCTTACTCTTGGTGACCTTCCACCTGCGGCCGCTGATGCTGTTAACAAAATCAAAAAGAACGGTAACCCTTGGGGTATCTCTCAAGACGATCGTTTCAACTGGGCCCAGGGCATGGATGTTCCAGTTATCGAGGCCGGTAAAAAAGTTGATTACCTTTACTACGTTGGTTGTGCCGGTTCTTACGATGGTTCAAACCAGAAAGTTGTGAAAGATACAGTTAATCTTCTTAAGAAGGCCGGCGTATCATTCGCAGTAATGGGCAAAACTGAGAAGTGTAACGGAGATCCTGTACGTCGCTTCGGTGATGAGTACTCATTCTACGAAATCGCGATCGAAAACATTGCCAACATGAGACAGTACGAATTTGGTAAAGTAGTGACTCACTGTCCTCACTGTTTACACACAATTGGTAAAGAGTACGCGAAGTTTGATGACGGTCAGTTTGAGACTGTTCACCATACTGAGCTTCTTTCTGAGCTACTACGTTCTGGCAAGCTTAAGGCCCTTAAGAACGTGGCAGATGAACTTACATTCCACGATCCTTGTTATCTTGGTCGTCACCATGGCGAATACAATGCTCCAAGAGACATTCTGACTTCAATCCCAGGGGTAAAACTCATTGAGATGGAGAAGAACAAAGATAAGGCCCTTTGTTGCGGAATGGGTGGCGGTAACATGTGGTACGAGCTTCCAGAAGGTAAACACCTTGCTGAAAACCGTCTTGAACAAATTGGTGATACCAAGGCGCCAAAACTTGCCACATCGTGCTCATATTGTATGATTAACTTCAACTCCTCTAAGGGACACATAAGTACAACGGAGAATCTCCAAGTTGAAGATGTCGCCTCGATTTTGGCCAAGTCAGCTCTCTAA
- a CDS encoding valine--tRNA ligase, giving the protein MEIQNDLPKTFDPQGAEDKWYQKWLDKKVFKPVPGKQKKTFTVLMPPPNVTGKLHMGHALDATTQDALIRYKRMKGFETLWIPGTDHAGISTQAVVEKLIWKQEKKNRHDLGREEFTKRIWAWKEQYGSEIVNQQKKMGVSCDWDYSTFTLDDIPNKAVKKFFVMLYNEGLIYQSDYIVNWDPVLQSAISDAEVEHKEVKGFFYYLKYKVKEDPDMELIIATTRPETIFADTAVAVNPNDERFKDLIGKTAIVPICNREVPIIGDEHVDIEKGTGCLKVTPGHDFNDFEIGKRNGLPIINILNKDGTFNKNAPEIEGLKPKDARAEVERILTELGSLVEKKDHVHPVGHGERSDEIVEPMVSKQWFLNTTEMARVAVEAVEQGDMSFFPKGWENTYFAWLRNPKDWCISRQLWWGHQIPVYYCRHCDTQWAAEEAPTQCIECKDTDIFQDPDVLDTWFSSGLWPLSTLGWPDEKAMEEKGFDKFYPNETLITGFDIIFFWVARMMMMGMKVTGKAPFKHTYIHAIVRDKQGRKMSKSLGNGIDPLDMVQQYGCDAMRFTLAAGSGYNRDLNLDPERIEGYRNFVNKLWNAFRFVYPFLDKAKDELPVKSEWHLHDKWILAELNTVAKTMNEAFDVYRFDDASAEIYSFVYDKFCSWYIELSKNILYGNDEKAKIIRATMLKYCFKKIVNLLHPITPFITEEIWSYFDDKSLVATQEYVEFDKSLENAEVQEMMNKFIDITTGIRNIRSSVNMKPKDEIDVKLFTDDKKLAKFVYESRHFLKDLANVKSGTIRNKAQEKPKKSASLATAHTEIFIPLEGIIDLNEQVNRIKKDMEKTQNEYKKVESKLNNQNFMANAPEEVRAEVQEKAKLFQDKLQSLNQILDSFL; this is encoded by the coding sequence ATGGAAATTCAAAACGACCTCCCGAAGACATTTGACCCTCAAGGGGCAGAAGATAAGTGGTACCAGAAGTGGCTTGATAAAAAAGTATTTAAGCCCGTTCCAGGTAAGCAGAAGAAAACATTCACTGTACTTATGCCACCTCCAAACGTAACAGGTAAGCTTCACATGGGTCACGCCCTGGATGCTACAACTCAAGATGCTCTTATCCGTTATAAGCGAATGAAGGGCTTTGAAACGCTTTGGATCCCAGGGACTGACCACGCCGGTATTTCAACTCAGGCAGTGGTTGAAAAACTAATCTGGAAACAAGAGAAGAAAAATCGTCATGACCTTGGTCGTGAAGAATTCACTAAACGTATCTGGGCCTGGAAAGAACAATACGGTTCAGAGATCGTTAACCAACAGAAGAAGATGGGTGTTTCATGTGACTGGGACTACTCTACTTTCACACTTGATGACATTCCTAATAAGGCAGTTAAGAAGTTTTTCGTTATGCTTTATAACGAAGGTCTGATCTATCAGTCTGACTATATCGTAAACTGGGACCCTGTCCTTCAATCGGCGATCTCAGATGCTGAAGTTGAACACAAAGAAGTTAAAGGCTTCTTCTATTACTTAAAATACAAAGTAAAAGAAGATCCAGATATGGAACTTATCATCGCGACAACTCGTCCAGAAACTATTTTCGCTGATACGGCAGTTGCGGTTAATCCAAATGACGAACGCTTCAAAGATCTTATTGGTAAGACGGCAATCGTGCCTATTTGTAACCGTGAAGTTCCGATCATTGGTGACGAGCACGTTGATATTGAGAAAGGAACTGGCTGCTTAAAAGTAACTCCGGGCCACGATTTTAATGACTTTGAAATTGGTAAACGTAACGGTCTTCCAATCATTAACATCCTTAATAAAGACGGCACATTCAATAAGAACGCTCCTGAAATCGAGGGTCTTAAGCCCAAGGACGCTCGTGCAGAAGTTGAGCGCATCCTGACTGAACTTGGTTCATTGGTTGAAAAGAAAGATCACGTACACCCAGTTGGGCACGGTGAACGTTCAGATGAAATCGTAGAGCCGATGGTTTCAAAACAGTGGTTCCTAAATACAACTGAAATGGCACGTGTTGCGGTTGAAGCAGTTGAACAAGGCGATATGTCGTTCTTCCCGAAAGGTTGGGAGAACACTTACTTTGCTTGGCTTCGTAATCCAAAAGACTGGTGTATTTCTCGTCAGCTTTGGTGGGGTCACCAGATTCCAGTTTATTACTGTCGTCACTGTGATACTCAGTGGGCAGCTGAAGAAGCACCTACTCAATGTATCGAGTGTAAAGACACTGATATTTTCCAGGATCCAGACGTACTTGATACTTGGTTCTCTTCAGGTCTATGGCCACTTTCAACTCTGGGCTGGCCTGATGAGAAAGCAATGGAAGAGAAAGGTTTTGATAAGTTCTATCCAAACGAAACACTTATCACTGGCTTTGACATTATCTTCTTCTGGGTGGCCAGAATGATGATGATGGGAATGAAAGTAACTGGCAAAGCTCCATTCAAACATACTTACATCCACGCTATTGTTCGCGATAAGCAAGGTCGTAAGATGAGTAAGTCTCTTGGAAACGGTATTGATCCACTGGACATGGTACAACAGTATGGATGTGATGCCATGAGATTCACTCTGGCGGCGGGTTCTGGTTATAACCGTGACCTTAATCTTGATCCAGAAAGAATCGAAGGTTACAGAAACTTCGTCAACAAACTTTGGAACGCCTTCCGTTTCGTTTATCCGTTCCTGGATAAAGCAAAAGACGAACTTCCAGTAAAGTCTGAGTGGCACCTTCACGATAAATGGATTCTTGCTGAGCTAAACACTGTTGCGAAAACAATGAACGAGGCCTTTGACGTTTATCGCTTTGACGATGCTTCTGCTGAGATTTATTCGTTTGTTTATGACAAGTTCTGCTCTTGGTACATCGAGCTCTCAAAAAACATCCTCTATGGCAATGATGAGAAAGCGAAGATCATTCGCGCGACAATGCTTAAGTACTGCTTCAAGAAGATCGTAAACCTTCTTCACCCGATCACTCCGTTTATTACGGAAGAGATCTGGTCATACTTCGATGACAAATCGCTGGTTGCGACTCAGGAATACGTAGAATTTGATAAGTCTCTTGAGAACGCTGAAGTTCAAGAGATGATGAATAAGTTCATCGATATCACCACTGGAATTCGTAACATTCGTTCTTCAGTGAACATGAAGCCAAAAGATGAAATCGACGTGAAACTCTTCACTGACGATAAGAAACTTGCGAAGTTCGTGTACGAGTCTCGTCACTTCCTGAAAGATCTGGCGAACGTGAAGTCGGGTACAATTCGAAACAAGGCCCAGGAAAAGCCCAAGAAGTCGGCGTCTCTGGCAACTGCCCATACTGAAATCTTCATTCCACTTGAAGGGATCATCGATCTCAATGAACAAGTGAACAGAATTAAGAAGGACATGGAGAAGACCCAGAACGAATACAAGAAGGTCGAATCTAAGCTCAATAACCAGAACTTCATGGCCAATGCCCCTGAGGAAGTACGCGCTGAAGTTCAAGAGAAGGCCAAGCTTTTCCAAGACAAGCTTCAGTCCCTCAACCAGATTCTCGATAGTTTCCTATAA
- a CDS encoding Hsp33 family molecular chaperone HslO: MLAVSRLYSFLDHKNGFNIHFLEGQKLIHDLVLMHPMQGSGFAYFRDTFLGLLPIVFFLKPGESLGLYIDSEDPYFRLKIETNSAGHTRTLLLPEEFNFFPMKISGQVRVTKMFHGSKAPYTSVLELKDTETKEVMNRILSESYQTNSEVIVGEMSDQSIMVTKLPPLNVNSTIDETVSRKEFIKKHKTFFHNVFEAASNDIENIVKMFEDHGFTYMGSRQIDFFCPCSKDRMILNLRGLYAGDLDELFQNDDSVEIKCDYCRKSYHIAKAEIQNN; the protein is encoded by the coding sequence ATGCTCGCAGTTAGCCGCTTATATAGTTTCCTCGATCACAAAAATGGATTCAACATTCACTTTTTAGAGGGTCAAAAACTCATTCACGATCTGGTTCTTATGCATCCGATGCAAGGTTCTGGATTTGCTTATTTCAGAGACACGTTTTTGGGTCTTCTCCCAATCGTGTTTTTTTTAAAGCCAGGAGAATCTCTCGGTCTTTATATCGATTCTGAAGATCCTTACTTCCGATTAAAGATCGAAACTAACAGCGCCGGCCACACACGTACGCTTTTATTACCTGAAGAATTTAATTTCTTCCCGATGAAGATTAGCGGCCAGGTTCGAGTGACTAAAATGTTCCACGGTAGTAAGGCCCCTTACACTTCAGTTCTCGAGTTAAAAGATACGGAAACCAAAGAAGTCATGAACCGCATTCTGTCCGAGTCTTATCAAACGAACTCGGAAGTGATTGTTGGAGAAATGAGCGATCAATCGATCATGGTAACAAAACTTCCACCACTGAATGTGAACTCGACCATCGATGAAACCGTTTCAAGAAAAGAATTTATCAAAAAGCACAAAACATTCTTTCATAATGTATTTGAGGCCGCTTCAAACGATATCGAAAACATCGTTAAGATGTTCGAGGACCATGGATTTACTTACATGGGAAGCCGCCAGATTGATTTCTTCTGCCCTTGTTCAAAAGACAGAATGATCCTCAATCTTCGTGGACTCTACGCTGGTGATTTGGATGAGTTGTTCCAAAATGATGATTCAGTAGAAATCAAATGTGACTATTGCCGTAAGAGCTATCACATTGCTAAAGCTGAAATTCAGAACAACTAA
- a CDS encoding glycosyltransferase family 9 protein, translated as MENSPEVDEPKVIAIKLPFDLTERILSFPFLHAIREKYSKADLHFITPKKDIEVLNLLPFSAYYHEFDEDEISNVFDVHRYCANAKIYNVDLFISLTNSFADACLGLGLRAKKRVGFSDNWKTLVLTHKTPRPVGHHLVEDHFALFKELVGENVNTKLRVMSRDLTPIIPEWDSLPYIAIDLYPLRNAVIEGEWIQLVSQFENQRIVFFSSDETVKVQMLIEPFLAGLSKKNIYVNFVYKNWIELGRMLAFAKGVIGYAGPATALSAYVGSKTLILYENQDPQRTGPFYFLADVAVMGVNNPTLVNSSKSSGSLRERVTFDMNEVAKKAFDFFKL; from the coding sequence ATGGAAAATTCACCTGAAGTTGATGAACCGAAAGTCATTGCGATAAAGCTTCCGTTTGATCTCACGGAGCGTATCTTGAGTTTTCCATTTCTTCATGCAATCCGTGAGAAGTATTCCAAAGCAGATTTACATTTCATCACGCCTAAGAAAGATATCGAGGTCTTAAATCTCTTACCTTTCTCGGCCTATTATCATGAGTTCGATGAAGACGAGATCAGTAATGTGTTTGATGTCCATCGCTACTGTGCGAATGCGAAAATTTATAATGTTGATCTATTTATTTCGCTTACCAATTCTTTTGCTGATGCTTGCCTGGGACTGGGTCTAAGAGCGAAGAAAAGAGTAGGGTTTTCAGATAACTGGAAAACTCTTGTTCTCACTCATAAAACTCCCAGACCAGTCGGTCACCATTTAGTGGAAGATCATTTTGCCCTTTTTAAAGAATTGGTGGGTGAAAATGTGAATACCAAATTGCGTGTGATGTCCCGTGATCTCACTCCCATTATTCCTGAGTGGGATTCGCTTCCATACATCGCAATTGATCTTTATCCTTTAAGAAATGCCGTAATTGAAGGGGAGTGGATTCAGCTCGTTTCACAGTTTGAGAATCAAAGAATTGTTTTTTTCTCTTCCGATGAGACAGTGAAAGTCCAGATGCTGATCGAACCATTTCTTGCGGGCCTTTCGAAGAAAAATATTTACGTAAACTTTGTCTATAAAAACTGGATTGAGTTGGGCCGCATGCTGGCGTTTGCCAAGGGTGTGATTGGTTACGCTGGTCCTGCAACGGCGCTATCTGCTTATGTTGGCTCTAAGACTCTCATCCTGTATGAGAATCAGGACCCTCAAAGAACGGGACCATTTTATTTTCTGGCAGATGTGGCAGTAATGGGTGTGAATAATCCAACTCTTGTTAATTCTTCCAAGAGCTCGGGTTCACTACGAGAACGTGTTACGTTTGATATGAATGAAGTTGCGAAGAAGGCCTTCGATTTCTTTAAACTATAG